From Solidesulfovibrio sp., the proteins below share one genomic window:
- a CDS encoding chemotaxis protein, protein MAQTNILLETGTNELEIIEFYIDEATEPGVKPYRAHYGVNVAKVLEIIRLPKVTGMPQTPHPCVIGTFNLRSRVIPLIDLSLWLGKPMARDENTKVIVSEFNKVINAFMVSGVTRIHRLSWAEVEPPSGFVASFAANNFTGVVKFSDRIVLLLDMEQIIWDLNPALAMKTQREAAAAAIPEPDRSAYKTLVVDDSNSIRRLIATYLEKDGFEVMQDINGQNAWERLLAWKEEAVKGGRALSDNVNLVVTDIEMPSMDGHTLCKNIKDDPVLKSLPVVLFSSLINEQLYHKGLSVGADDQVTKPEVGTLAERARKLIEERR, encoded by the coding sequence ATGGCGCAGACCAACATTCTCCTGGAGACAGGGACCAACGAGCTTGAGATCATCGAATTCTACATCGATGAGGCGACCGAACCGGGGGTCAAGCCGTACCGGGCGCATTACGGCGTCAACGTGGCCAAGGTGCTGGAGATCATCCGCCTGCCCAAGGTGACGGGCATGCCGCAGACGCCGCACCCGTGCGTCATCGGCACCTTCAACCTGCGCTCCCGGGTCATTCCGCTGATTGACCTCAGCCTGTGGCTGGGCAAGCCCATGGCCCGCGACGAGAACACCAAGGTCATCGTCTCGGAATTCAACAAGGTCATCAACGCCTTCATGGTGTCGGGCGTCACGCGCATCCACCGCCTGAGTTGGGCCGAGGTCGAGCCGCCCTCGGGCTTCGTGGCCTCGTTCGCGGCCAACAATTTCACGGGCGTGGTGAAATTTTCCGACCGCATCGTGCTCCTGCTCGACATGGAGCAGATCATCTGGGACCTCAATCCCGCCCTGGCCATGAAGACCCAGCGGGAAGCGGCCGCGGCGGCCATCCCCGAGCCCGATCGCTCCGCCTACAAGACGCTCGTGGTCGACGACTCCAATTCCATCCGGCGGCTTATCGCCACGTACCTGGAAAAGGACGGCTTCGAGGTCATGCAGGACATCAACGGGCAAAACGCCTGGGAACGCCTGCTGGCCTGGAAGGAAGAGGCGGTCAAGGGCGGGCGGGCGCTGTCGGACAACGTGAATCTTGTCGTGACCGACATCGAAATGCCGTCCATGGACGGCCATACGCTGTGCAAGAACATCAAGGACGACCCGGTGCTCAAAAGCCTGCCGGTGGTGCTTTTTTCGTCGCTTATCAACGAGCAGCTCTACCACAAGGGGCTTTCGGTGGGGGCCGACGACCAGGTCACCAAACCCGAGGTCGGCACCCTGGCCGAGCGGGCGCGCAAGCTTATCGAGGAGCGCCGGTAG
- a CDS encoding glycosyltransferase family 4 protein — protein MSLPKTAYILLWYPLPSETFIFREVENAKAAGMPLAVHTLYGEAAKHLSPPMRRVSPGVARLGLGAVPRILADMAWWAIRRPVETARILAGIPWRRWSCLEVAGENVWAMCAGFSLARRFLDDGIRHIHAGWANGPATAAWVASRLSGIPFSFSARAGDIYPQDGALPDKMRAAVAIHTNNKANIAYLRDISPADAGKIRQIYNSLTLSGKSRSPVHMEPPYRLLAVGRFCRTKGFDVLIDACAILSRRGVPFQLTLVGAGLPWPTAVIRRRVRIHGLRARVFLPGFVSHDRMAELYAASDIFVMPSVVHPSGDRDGIPNVIMEALAHGIPVVATDVCGIPEVVEDGLTGRLVRQRDPEALADAIMDLAGDRDRAVAMAEAGKARVAAMFDPEANTRSILEFFADATAKGGR, from the coding sequence TTGAGCCTTCCCAAGACCGCTTACATCCTGTTGTGGTATCCGCTGCCCTCGGAGACGTTCATCTTTCGGGAAGTGGAAAACGCCAAGGCCGCCGGCATGCCGCTGGCCGTCCACACCCTCTACGGCGAGGCGGCCAAGCACCTTTCGCCGCCCATGCGCCGCGTTTCACCCGGCGTGGCCCGCCTGGGCCTGGGCGCCGTCCCGCGCATCCTGGCCGACATGGCCTGGTGGGCGATACGCCGTCCGGTGGAGACCGCCCGCATCCTGGCCGGCATTCCCTGGCGGCGCTGGAGCTGCCTGGAGGTGGCCGGCGAGAACGTCTGGGCCATGTGCGCCGGCTTCAGCCTGGCCCGCCGGTTCCTGGACGACGGCATCCGCCACATTCACGCCGGCTGGGCCAACGGCCCGGCCACGGCCGCCTGGGTGGCCTCGCGCCTGTCCGGCATCCCCTTTTCCTTTTCCGCCCGGGCCGGCGACATCTATCCCCAGGACGGGGCGCTGCCCGACAAGATGCGCGCGGCCGTGGCCATCCACACCAACAACAAGGCCAACATCGCCTACCTGCGCGACATCTCCCCGGCCGATGCCGGCAAGATCCGCCAGATCTACAACAGCCTGACGCTTTCCGGCAAAAGCCGCTCCCCGGTCCACATGGAGCCGCCCTATCGCCTCCTGGCCGTGGGGCGTTTTTGCCGCACCAAGGGCTTCGACGTGCTCATCGACGCCTGCGCCATCCTGTCGCGGCGGGGCGTTCCCTTCCAGCTCACCCTGGTCGGCGCCGGCCTGCCCTGGCCCACGGCCGTCATCCGCCGCCGGGTGCGCATCCACGGCCTGCGGGCCCGGGTCTTTCTGCCCGGCTTCGTCAGCCACGACCGCATGGCCGAACTTTACGCCGCAAGCGACATCTTCGTCATGCCAAGCGTGGTCCACCCCTCGGGCGACCGCGACGGCATTCCCAACGTCATCATGGAGGCCCTGGCCCACGGCATCCCCGTGGTGGCAACCGACGTCTGCGGCATTCCCGAAGTGGTGGAAGACGGCCTGACGGGGCGCCTCGTGCGCCAGCGCGACCCCGAGGCCCTGGCCGACGCCATCATGGACCTGGCCGGGGACCGCGACCGGGCCGTGGCCATGGCCGAAGCCGGCAAGGCGCGCGTGGCCGCCATGTTCGACCCCGAGGCCAACACCCGGTCCATCCTCGAATTTTTCGCCGACGCCACGGCCAAGGGCGGGCGCTGA